From Daucus carota subsp. sativus chromosome 6, DH1 v3.0, whole genome shotgun sequence:
CGTTTACTATAGATACTGAACACCCGGCTGGAGGATCATCATTCTGGCGCAGCACCTGGCAAACAAAATTCAAGGATTAAATGAAAAGATCTACAATAACAAAAAGGTAATTGCTCCAACCATTAGCCTCAACCATGCAAGACACATGCTATCACCGTTAAAGGCAGAGGTTGACGAAGAATTATATAGACTGCGAGGCATTTTTTTCGCAGGTAAAGGAAAGTTTAAAGTAcactatatatttaaattttaaagtacTAGCTAGTATACCTTGCGATTCACTAGttatttttagtatatattattttactattTATAAAGAACTGAATCATAAAATGTCTAAGAgatttgtttaaattagaatattaaTATGTTTTAAATCTAAATTGGTTGTTCAAATAATTTGGGCCACCATtacatattttgaaaataagtagAACATAAGTTTATAATTCATGAGGTCGGTAACACCAATCAAGTACCAAAGCCCAAAGACCGACTACCACACTTTTAATATCCCAACTTTAATAAAACAATTGTAATGTaggtaatttattaattttggtCAGGAAtgtagataatatattttaacaataacAAAAACGTAAAAAAAGCATATAgcaatatttgaatatatggaTAAAATCATACAGagtttaaaatttacaaatatatatataaacaaataattaagcGAATCGAATGAAGATGGCGGAAATCCACGAGTGCAAAAGAGATGAAGACCAGACTTGGTGCTTTTAAGGCAGCTTAATATCTTGGGGGGAGATAACATGTCATTGATTTATAAAGGGTATTTTTCAGCAAGTCGGAGTGGCCAAGGCCACAAATAGCCCACCCGTGAAAAAAGGACCGGAACTGCTTTTTTTCCAAAACCATTATGTGAGACCTTTATATTAAAAGGGGTTCATTAGATTTTAAGCTATAAAGTTGCAGCTACTGGGCGAGGAAACTGACGTGCAAGTAATaactacatatattattattatttcctaCACATGTTCCTTGCCTAGAATGAAGTGCGGAATGTCCACACCCATGTCTGTCGTGTCAGGTTTTTTCCAACAAGGACACGGAGATAGATCAATGATTCCAGGAAACAAAGTGTACATATACATAACAGAAAGgatcacacacacatattctTCACATTCATATAGTTTGATCTAGTGTTATAAGAGTGTTGTGCAATGAGCACAGATTTGCTAATTACTGGAAAGTTTCTGAAATTGAAAGTAAACACATTGGTCACAAAACAACTATACAACCAATTAACATTGTATTGTAGGATTCCTGGATTTGGTATATTGACTTAAAACCTGACTAGCGACAATTATCATTTCTAACTTGAAGCTCACATGACAGTACAAAAAGTTAGATACCTGCAAAGATGAAAGAGCAGCTAGAGTTGAAATCTCTGATTCATGGACCTTAATCGTCTCCGCAACTTCATCTGTTTGGCAATGGGCAAAAGCTGATCGCCTGATTCAATATCAGTGATTCAGCTGATATCAGATATTCAATTAATAAGCTCCAAGCAATATTCAAACCTATATATCTAAACATTCAAGATATCTATAAACAAATGCAAACCACATGAGAAAATTTGAAGATAAaagaaacaaactttaagaactaGAGAATCTACATCTATAACAAGAGACGGGAATGAAGTGCATAACACTTGTCTCACTCAAAAAATCTTTAACTATTAACTCCCCTCTGTATAACCATGAAGCAAGCTCAAGACAAGTGCACTCGaaatgtataaataataatgCAACCTACTACATCAAACATCATCAGTGGTCAGGGTACTTCTAAGCATCATTGTACTAATGGATAGACTTTCATATATTACTTTATATAACAGCTTCTAGTTTCTTTATTTCAAACTTCATCATCAAAGGTCATAATCTGGTAACTAAGCTGAACGTATACCTAGTGCTAGTTAGCATCAGTCCagaagaaatatataatttctatttatacTAAAGCAATGTAATCAAAATGAGAAGGTCCAACACAGAGACAAGTACTAATTTTCATTTGCTGTATTTGATCTGTAAATTGAAAACAAATcttatcaaaaatcatatttgttAGGAAAATATATCATACATTTGTTAGgaaaatatgttctgcaaagaAAATTGTTTTGTTTCCCTCATGACACCACTCTACCCAATGCCTTTGCGTCTTTGTTACTAGTCAAGCACGCCTCATGCCTAAAAACTGATACCATATCCAACTTACTAATTTCTCGTACTCGCACTATCACCTTGACCCCCCATCTGGCATACAATCTGAGACATCAATCAGGAATTTACAATCCCCAGCTCTTGAGATGAGGCGGATAAGCAACTGAAGAAAACTCTAAAACGAAGGCAGATGTTCCCAAGTAAAGCAAAGCATGAGTGGAATGAACTAATACACACTACCAAGGCTCTGCATTAATGCAGAGGTTTGTGTCATAAGGACTGACGAAGTTCACATTACTGTCATTGACTTTTTACCTATCTAAAATTGGTAGAACCCAAATATAGTATGTAAAATGAAACTTGTAACAATTCACATAAATCTGTATTCGTTACTGCTACATATATGATATTAGAGAGATGTGAAAAGCACATAATCTGGAAAAGCATATGTATAGCCTATTATAGAACCTAGGTAGATATCATTCAACTTTACCTTTCATTTCTTTCATTTGCAGGCAATTCTGCCCTGAGTGACCTATATGATTTCACAACTGATTCAACCAAATTCATCTCATTTTCCACTTTCTCATTTGTCCAGTGCTGCAAAACAAATAAACAGACGATATCAGTAAGCTATTTCTACCCCAACTCTTTAAAATACCTACCTAAGAAATCTGATACACCAGTAAAAATCAAGTTTGTCATCTCCACCTAGTTCCTAGATAATTACAGTTTGAActgaatataatatgtataattatcTTTACTACTTCATTACATCCGGACTGTATAATGATTGAAAaagttaacaaaaaaaatttagtagACTGCAACATTGACAAGCaagattaaatattaaactgaAATCACAATCTGAATATCAGTCCTAAAAAAGTACACAAAAGAAAAGGAAGTTCTTTTACAACAATTTCAGAATGTGAGAAAAATTacacttcatatatatttttatacgtgaaaaatcatattaatatttcaaacaaACATATGAAAAGTATACGAATACTTAAGAAACAATCTAGTGCATCTTAATTTTGTTAAATCCAGGCAAGAATCTacacttaaaaattttaaagtaaaattAATGTAACTAAGGTTCTGTTTATCTTAATTTGTTAAATCCAGGCAAGAATCTACACTCAAATTTTGAAGTAAAATCAATGAAACTAAGGTTCTGTTTCGCTTATCtaagaaaaataagttatttCTTACCTAAATATTTTTATCCAGCTTACAAGTCAGAGCAATTTTTCAATTGAGAGTTTCtaccaatataaatatttaaatttagaaaaatgtAAAGACTTGAGAATGCTAAAGCCTAAAAGTTACAAGTATCAATAATAGTATCATTTTCTGTCCAGTAATTTTTACAAACTTAAGGCAACAAAAGAGAAAGTGCTTCCTCACCTGcttctaatttaattttgtcCATTTATCGATCTAATTCATCTATAGAGGTTAAAATTACTTCGTCTATACTAGGATGGGGCCAGAAAAAAGTAGTCATTTGATGAGGTTAATTGTTTACcgaatatttatttatcaagGAACTATAGTACTATCCTTCTTTAACCTGCCATATTCCTGTTTACGAGCAGAAATGTTTTTGATTTATATGTAGTTACTTCAAACTAAGATTTGAATAAACACTCACCTCTATGACTGTTGGATATTCACATATCATGATTGATTCTTTCCTTGCAGAGTCCCTGGGTGAAGGAAGTCTCTGCCATAATTCTTCAGTGACAAAAGGCATAAATGGATGGAGCAAACGCAAACCATTATCTAGACACAACCACAAGGTGTCTTGTGCAGACGTCCTCGCCGATATTAACGTTGGATCATTACTATAAAAATAGGGTTTTATAACTTCAATAAAAATATCACACAGCTGGAACTGCCACCACGAAAACACTGCAGTGGCTGCATCAGAAAACTCGTATGAATCGAGAGATTTTACAGTCTTGGCAATGGCTTTATTCAACACTGATAGTATCCATTGGCAGCTAAATGGCAAGCCTTCATACACAAAGTTCGAGGGAGGGATATAATCATCTCCAAGCTTACTCATTGCAAACCTCACAGCATTCCACAACTTGTTGCACCATTGGCGATACCCAACAACTCTTTGTATGTCCAAGTTAATCTTATCAGACTGGAAGGATGAAAAAACAATTGTCAAGTGGCAGATAAATCCATagaatttcttcttttttttcattgtttacaatttttttcatttatttattggGTTGAATATCAAGTAGGTGACTGACTACGTCCGAAAAACTCAAGTAGGTCACTCATTGTAAATTTGACTCGAACTGATCATCAATTAACTTAATTTGATCATTCCATTGAAGtcgaaaattaaaatcacccaAAATTAAAAGATGGCAACAAACAAGAGTAAAGCTCGTTTTGGGCTTCAATATGGTTACTAAAACGTGCTATTTGGCTCACAGAATCATGATAAAATCTGGATTTGATTTTTCGAAACCTCAAAAATAGGGAGAATAAAGCCAGATTTTATCCCAATTTTGTGAACCAAATAGCAAGTTTTAGTAACCATATTGAAGCTCAAAATGAGTTATGCCCTCTGATgttatcattttttaattttgggtaATTTCAATTTTTGACTTTAACATAATGATCAAATTAAGTTAATTGATGATCAGTCTGAGTCAAATTTGCAATGAGTGTCCTACTTGAGTTTTTTCGATGCAGTCAGTCACCTgcttgatatttaaccctttaTTTATCAGGGGAAAGGTAGCGggtttattcataatatataaaaccaaGAACCTGGGCTGTGTAAGACACAAGGGCAAAGCGTAGGGCATCCGCTCCACATTCTGGAATACCATCAGGGAAGTCCTTCCGTTGTCCCTCTTTGGCAACTTGCAGTTCTGAGAGATCCAAATTACCCTCTTCAAGTCTCTTGTGAAGCCCGTCCAAGGATATTCCAGTAATTACTTCAAGGGGATCAATAACATTTCCAAGTGATTTGGACATCTTACGGCCATGTGCATCACGAATCATCGGATGCAAATAAACCTGTAATATAAGAACTCTTGAGCTCGATGCAATTACAAGAAAAAAATGtgcaaaatttcaaaattcataCTCGAGTAGCTATATTATATATGGAACATGAACATGTACAGATAAAGTTATAAACAGGTAAAAGTAATGTTTACAGTTTACACAATATATAGGAGGAATAAACTAACCTTTCGGAAAGGTACATCACCTCCTAATTTACTTCCTAACATCACCATACGAGCAACCCAGAAAAATAGTATGTCGTGTCCGGTTTCGAGGACAGCAGTAGGATAAAAAGCCCTAAAATCTTCAGTCTCATCTGGCCACCCTAATACAGATAAAGGGAATAGGCCCGAAGAAAACCAGGTATCTAGAACATCAGGGTCTTGAGACAACTGAAACTTTTTCCCAGCAAATAACTGCTTTGCCCGTATATGAGCTTCTTCTTCATTTCTGGCCACCACCCAATGATCAGAGTATGCTCCAACTTCTGTCAGTTGATCATCCTCCAGGGAAGCATACCATGCAGGAATACGATGACCCCACCAAAGCTGCCTTGAAATGCACCAATCACGAATGTTCTCAAGCCATCTGTGACAATTAAACATCAGAAGTTACTTGAAAAATTTTATTAGTATCCTAGATTCAAGATAGGTTCTTGTACAAATAAATACGTAGATAGCCAACTCTTCACAAGCATGATTTCGATAAAATTTTCAACCTTAAGAAGCTAGATTAAGGCTTGTTAGGACGCACTTAACAGAATCTAGTTGATGGCAAAAGTTAACACCCTTTACACATACTAGAATAAGTAATTACAATGGTCACCAACAACATCAGACTGTAAACGTagatatacacatacataaacCTATAACAAAAATCATACCTAGGCACCAAGCATTAACAAAATTTTCTTACTGAGCAAATAAACCTAGGAAACTACCTTCTCCATTCTGCAGCATACTGACATGGAATGATCTCAATTTTCCTTTCCTCGCACATAACAGCGTCCAAAGCTTCCTTGGCCATATCTTTGCAGTTGACATACCACTGCGGCTTTATCAAAGGCTCTATGATATCGTTTGTTCTCGAACAAATACCGAGACGCATCTCATTATTCTTAGCACCTCTATAAAGTCCCTGGAAGATatgacaaaaaacaaaaatacacaTCAAACAAAAATAGATATTCGCTTAAATGGCCTCCACACCAAGCAATTTTCCCATAACTCAACATACTTTCAGTGAGACAATGACCCCTTCAATATCAAGATTCAAAACTAAGGACGTATGTCATTGGTTCCAGTAAACTACAATCTGTGCAGGGATATTACAACATATTTAACATGGATGcttgattttcaaattttaaaacaaaaccaaaccaaatcatACACAGAAACTGGCACATGCTCACTAATGCGTCAAGTTGATGCCATAAATCCTACTCATCCTTTAGTTAGTATGTCTATTTGCATTAATGGCAAagaaatatatcatataatgCTTGTGTATCATGAACATTTTTTGTAATTGTATGATATTTAAGTTCCAAAAATTGTTTTGTTGCACGGATTTATtagtgatttttattattatctattACCTATATCAgcttaatattttgttttgaaacTACATCTTTAATATTACTGTATATTCATGATTGCCCACCCAAAAATTATTGGCTCCAGACACGTAAACCTAGATAGACACCTATATAAATAACAATACCTTCTCTTCTAAAGCTTTAGTCAGTGCCTCACGAGCTTCAAAGCGCGGCATCCCTATAAAGGCTGAGCCACCATTGCTATTGATCATACCATCATCAGTGAATATGTTAATGAACTCAAGATTATGTCGCTTCCCAACCTCAAAATCATTTGGATCGTGTGCAGGAGTTATCTGGAAGATAAATTGATGTGAAACTTCTAGGCATCACAAGTATATATTCTATACATTGACTAAAACACCACAGCCGCAAGCTAAAAAGACCTTACCTTAACAGCACCAGTTCCAAACTTCGGATCAACAAGTATAGCATCACATACTATACGAAGTTTTCTGTCATTGAACGGATGAATGGCAAATTTCCCATGAAGATGCTTGTACCGTGGGTCTTCAGGATGTACAGCTATAGCAGTATCACCTAGCATTGTTTCAACTCTAGTAGTGGCCACAACAATCTCACCAAGACCTCCTTCCAGAGGATAGGCAAATGATGTCAAAACACCAAACTCCACGAGTTTTTTATATCCAGGGACCTTTAACAATGTGCGCTCTTTGATATCAAGATACTCTACCTGCAAACACCAACAAAGCTTGTAATACGTAACTTTGTTCCAAAGTTAAGCTGAAAACACAATATTGTCAGGCTGGCATACCTCAATATCGGAAATTGCTGTTCGCAGGACACAATCCCAATTTACTAGTCGCAGATCCCTGGTAGACACCAAAGGATGAATGTTAATGTGGTACTCCATAAAATGAAAGACAATGTCTACCAGACAACATAGATCGAAGTacaacacataaaatcaaatataggtCATGTGTCCCAACACCCTATCATAactcatgtgtttggtgcataTATAGACAGTATTGACTAAACTCaagatttaataatattatttattggaAAGAAAGATATGTGAgtgttattcaatatatatatatatatatgtgtgtgtgtgtgtgtgtgtgtgtgtaggctaatttatatataataaaaataacaataatcacATGCCACTATCATAAGTCTTTACTAAAGGCGTCTTTGTCTAACCTGAGCTTCTTTGGGttaattcaaaaagaatacTTGTTATAAAGTTAATTTTAGCAacttaaaagtaaagagcagATATTAAGATTaggaaaaagaaaaactagATGTTCTACTTAGGAGTGTTTGGATATTTCACCTAACTACTGCTCCTCCAATCTACCCCCCACCCCCATAACCCCACCCCACCCACAAAAAACATATACAGAACATCTCAAATCAGCTAATACATTTTGGAAGCGATGCTAATGCTGAACCGGCTGTAGCCATTGCTTTATTTTGGAACCAAAAAGTGATTTATTTTATGCTAAAACAGAAATTCTGCTCCaatgtttattttaaaatagaagcAACTTGCTTCAAAATTTGATGTATCTGGAGATTGCGGTGATCAGAAGAGATGCTTAGGATTATTCAGCCACAAGGGAAAAATTAGATTTACATAACAGATGGATAACACACTTGCTGAgagaagtttaaaaaaaataaaaaacctaACCCTATTTATGGCTTTTTTGATATCTTAAATCGAGTCCAATTCCTAGTACATCAACCAAACAACTCACTTTCGACTTATTTTTTACTTTAGCAAAATGAGCTACATACAGGAGACCCAAAGTAACTTGAATCaggtttaaaattaaatatattgcaTGTTTTTCATGTTTTAACTTATGATGTATAATGCAAGGTTATCACGGAGCCAAGTCGAGCCTCGGAGCCCAGGTACCTTGGAATCGACTAGTTGCACTGAGATGTACAGGATGCAGCAGATTGTTAGTTCACATGTAAAGTGAAGCCAGAAATTAATGACAGGATggaaataataatgtgaagttgaaaatgaCAGAAAGATCAGGGAGATACTGATATGTCGAAAATGATACAAATATTTAGCCGGGACAGGTAATCAGGCCCTACACGCCAACGACAAGTCTATTAGTAGGACCAGATATAGCCGCCAAAAGCCTTATCTTTCTTTCCAGATCAAAATCGCATAAGATTTTGTCTAAAAAACCCTACTTCCGAAGCTTCAGGTTGGGCCAGGTACCGGGTCGGTTCGGGAAAACACATGGTCGCCAGACTAAATAAGTCACTACTAGGCTTTTTCTGTAGAACTGACTGGACGGCTAGTCGCACTAGTCGACTTGATAACAGTGGTATAATGTACTTGAAAGTTGAATTTATCAAGAACGAATTAGGTGCCTTTTGCAGTGACTAATTTTatgatttgaaattaaaaatatcaacaGATATCTACTAATATCTTTTAACAATTTTTAATGTAACttgcatattatatttatatcacaaaacatccaaataaaatacagtAATCTAAATATACGAATATTACTTCTACTTAATGTTAAAATTCAACTCATAATCCAGTTTAAATCATGAATAGTTGCTTGACAAAAGGACAAAGTTGTTTTTGGTTTGTAAGCTTGTCATAGGAAACGGCCTGAATGTTTAAAGGAACAAGGTACAACTCTTGGCATCCTCAAGCAAGAAAACATTAAAACTAAATTatcatcaacaaaaaaaaaagtcaaatatatgATGATATTGAAGTACCTATAAATAAGACCTTCCTCATGAAGCCTAACAAAAGCTTCTGTCACAGCCCTTGACCTTTTCTCATCCATTGTAAAGCACTGCAGGAAGAGGGAATATATCAACAAAGATAAAATAGTATGAGGCCTAATGTCCAAAGTAATTTCTAGTCTGCATCGAATCATATGAGTCCATAATTACCTCACGAGACCAGTCAAGAGAAGCACCGAGGCGGCGTAATTGTTTCAAGATAGTTCCCCCGTGCTGGTTTTTCCAATTCCATACCTTCAAACAAATTCAATCTCTCAAAAGTTAGAATATTAgaaaagatataaatataatatgtaacaGAAGCACCAACAGAGGTGAACCACATGTACGAGGCACCAAACTCACTTCCGATACAAAGTTTTCCCGCCCCAAATCATGTCGAGTTAATTGTTTTTCCCTCATGATCTTCTTTTCCACAACCACCTAACCGATtgcattaaaataaaacatcatTAGAAGCTCAGATTCATTAGAAAACATGAAACACTAATGGATCAATATAAGCTCCGAATTGCATCAATTTGCAGGCATGATGTCACTGAAAATCATCTAGTCCAATTGCGCCTCTAGCAGAATCTAGGGATGTACCATATATACAAACAGTAGCCAGCCTGCTTAGATGTAAAATATTTCACACTTACTACACAGTACCAGGAGAGATACAGGCAGAAACGAGTTCTTAGCCAAAATAAGCTAAAACAGATAGGTCCTTATACCAAATTAAGGGTGGCCAAAACTTCCATGCACTAGGTCCTGGTTACTTACATTAATTGATTCTTTTTCACTTTTAAGAAACTGACAATTATTGATTGAGAGCTAAGGTGAAATAGAAACACCACCTTTCATTTTATGTCACTATATGAACGATATTAGAAACATTAGAACCTTTTTGCATGTATGGAGCAGATGAAAAATTATGTATGCAACATAACAGCATACAACCAAAAACAATTTAAGCTGCAACCTACATACATTACAATATAACACATTTATAGAGACCGTCCTAAGTACAACCTGTGTTGCTATACCAGCATGATCCATCCCTGGCACCCACAAGGTATTGTATCCTGACATTCTCCGCCAGCGTATTATTGTATCCTGCACAAATCAAAACCAGTATGTGTAAAATACATATACTGAGGTTTTTGGACAACAATATAAGTGTGTTCATTCACCATCTCCCCAACTTTCCCAAATCCCAAGGTAAACCTTATTGTTTTAGGTGCATAGCATGATGTAAAAATGTGCACACATCATAAATGTAATACCCTCACCCCCACTTGACAGTCGAAATTAGACTTAAAAAGTGCAGCTGGACATTCTTATCTGTCCACAattgatgtgtgtgtgtgtgtgttgggggggggggggggggggggggggggggttacaGGGGTGCCTAAGATTTAAATTTCAGATGTCCCAGTCCTTTCAGCTTCGGTAACATGGTAGAGGAGAATTTTccccaaaaccttgaatgacACCCCCCCACTGAATCTAGTGCTTGCTGCTAATATAATGATATCTAACCTATCCATAGGTTATGTCCTGTTTCAGCTGCCAAGAACTTGTAGCACAGGGTTGATAGAGGGTCGGATCTGGCTAGTTAGAGTTTCCcctaaatttttttcatatttcatagtAATACAAATTTATATCTGACCCATATATGTTATGTCCACCCTAAGCTGGTAACAAAAACTTGTGCATAGGACTGATCCAGCTCCGAATCTTGCTGAATTTTTATTTTCCCCCTGAATTTACAAATTTTAGTTacataagagcatctctaacACTATTGGCTAAAATGGTTGgctaaaatgatataaaataatgattatgtaAAAAATTGTTGAAACTGTAACACGTACTCCAATGGGACTggctataatggttggctattttttaaaaatagtatattactattatttcaagttgttctaaataaaacatattattttaatatggtcATAGAAAAAAGTGAGATCTTCTTACATGTCtctagaggttcgacaaatatagcccaCGTCACAGAGTTTGCTAAATTTTTAGATAAGGGGAGAGCCCCGTTGGATtggaaatttttttacatattctctacaatttttatttatggtatcttttatctatttttagctaagggtttcaGTGGGCTGGAGATgttctaatatttcattttctccTAGCAAGCCCCAGCAGGATGTAAATTCTAGGTCAGTCCCTGGATAGCGCGCAATATGTATACATAATGaaactaaatatgaaaaataattggGAAGGAAGAATCAAGAAACCTGGATGGCAGCGGTGAGTGCATGACCTATATGCAGCGCCCCAGTTACATTAGGAGGTGGTAGAACCTGCACTTAGAAGAATTATTAACTTAGATCAACCAGTACACTTCAATTAACAATAGGAAGTCATAAAGACGTAGAATAAACAAAGTTAAACCCATAgaattacaaatttttattataaatgacCAGGAAAATGAAAAACAATGGTCATGACTACAGAAAAAAGCTCACAATCACGAATGGAGGCTTGGAACTGCTAGAATCTGCCACaaaaaagtttgatttttcCCACCATTGATACCACCTAGATTAGTTGTAAAGATAAACCTGGAGTAAATACTACAAACAAACATGATCTCGGTAAGAAACATAACTTGCTAAGAAAGAAACTGTGGACACTCACGAATTCTCTACAGCAACAGGATTATACTGCTTTGCCATTTGCGAAGAGAGTTGTTTCTTCTCACCGGAAGGAGTATGTGGGTCAATATAGTCTGTGGCATTTTCTTCTGCTGCCTCCCTTTTTGTGTTCTTCTTTTTACTACCTTTGGTACCTTGTTGAGCCTTATAAAAGAATACTGTTAGGTACTCGAAATTTTCTCAGAACGACTTATTAAGTCATGAAGTCATTTAGTGGAAATAAATATCAGCAGATCTACATATATgcgataaaaaaaaaacaataacaaCCAAAATAACCACATACCTTCATTTTTGCTGCTTCAGCTTTTTGTGCGGCCTTTAGTTTCTTCAGTTCTTTTTCTTTAGCCTATCATACAATATGTAATAAAACATTACTATGAGTTCCTGGTCAAAACTGAAAAGggaacaaaacaaaatttacaCGGAAAGCCTGATATATTTGGGATTAGGTAAGATCAAATATGACTAAAATTATCTAACAAAGTGGCATAATTTAACGACTACTACAAATTTCCTCGCACATAATCTCATATTTACTTTTGCAGAAAATAAGAGTTACGAAGTATTCAAGCTTAACTTAAAAAGAACCAGTCGATTAACAAATATGAGACACAAGAAAGTTGTaccttctcttctttctttttcttcttctcagGGTCTTCTACTGTCGATACAGTTGGCTGCATGTCCTAAGAATTCCAATTACAAATAAAACTGTAAGAAATTACAATCCCACACTAAAAAAACTATAATTGTAGATGttataactaaaaatataaaatgacaGACTCACAGGCACATCACCAGATGAAAATTCAAAGCTGAGTCAACATGCAAACTTAACTTATACAAAAATTATGtacacacattatttcaaacAACACCTAGAAtgctaaaataaataaaatatttatcgaGTTTAGTCTGTGTGACATGGTTTGAGTTGTGAGGGTGTGATTGTTTCGTTATTCTGTTTTATTAAGATTTGTATTTGATGAGGGCTTCCAGGAGCAGGATGGTTAGTGAGTTGGAAGATCATTATGCAAATATTCAACTTGTAGA
This genomic window contains:
- the LOC108227283 gene encoding valine--tRNA ligase, mitochondrial 1 isoform X1 produces the protein MTDPEKKEKTDMQPTVSTVEDPEKKKKKEEKAKEKELKKLKAAQKAEAAKMKAQQGTKGSKKKNTKREAAEENATDYIDPHTPSGEKKQLSSQMAKQYNPVAVENSWYQWWEKSNFFVADSSSSKPPFVIVLPPPNVTGALHIGHALTAAIQDTIIRWRRMSGYNTLWVPGMDHAGIATQVVVEKKIMREKQLTRHDLGRENFVSEVWNWKNQHGGTILKQLRRLGASLDWSRECFTMDEKRSRAVTEAFVRLHEEGLIYRDLRLVNWDCVLRTAISDIEVEYLDIKERTLLKVPGYKKLVEFGVLTSFAYPLEGGLGEIVVATTRVETMLGDTAIAVHPEDPRYKHLHGKFAIHPFNDRKLRIVCDAILVDPKFGTGAVKITPAHDPNDFEVGKRHNLEFINIFTDDGMINSNGGSAFIGMPRFEAREALTKALEEKGLYRGAKNNEMRLGICSRTNDIIEPLIKPQWYVNCKDMAKEALDAVMCEERKIEIIPCQYAAEWRRWLENIRDWCISRQLWWGHRIPAWYASLEDDQLTEVGAYSDHWVVARNEEEAHIRAKQLFAGKKFQLSQDPDVLDTWFSSGLFPLSVLGWPDETEDFRAFYPTAVLETGHDILFFWVARMVMLGSKLGGDVPFRKVYLHPMIRDAHGRKMSKSLGNVIDPLEVITGISLDGLHKRLEEGNLDLSELQVAKEGQRKDFPDGIPECGADALRFALVSYTAQSDKINLDIQRVVGYRQWCNKLWNAVRFAMSKLGDDYIPPSNFVYEGLPFSCQWILSVLNKAIAKTVKSLDSYEFSDAATAVFSWWQFQLCDIFIEVIKPYFYSNDPTLISARTSAQDTLWLCLDNGLRLLHPFMPFVTEELWQRLPSPRDSARKESIMICEYPTVIEHWTNEKVENEMNLVESVVKSYRSLRAELPANERNERRSAFAHCQTDEVAETIKVHESEISTLAALSSLQVLRQNDDPPAGCSVSIVNENLSVYLKLQGNINVEAELEKLKKKMEEIQKQCDNLNKMMGASGYQQNAPRHVREEDQARLEMLMQQLSLCEDATQRLGKATDASENGGNGN
- the LOC108227283 gene encoding valine--tRNA ligase, mitochondrial 1 isoform X2, whose translation is MQPTVSTVEDPEKKKKKEEKAKEKELKKLKAAQKAEAAKMKAQQGTKGSKKKNTKREAAEENATDYIDPHTPSGEKKQLSSQMAKQYNPVAVENSWYQWWEKSNFFVADSSSSKPPFVIVLPPPNVTGALHIGHALTAAIQDTIIRWRRMSGYNTLWVPGMDHAGIATQVVVEKKIMREKQLTRHDLGRENFVSEVWNWKNQHGGTILKQLRRLGASLDWSRECFTMDEKRSRAVTEAFVRLHEEGLIYRDLRLVNWDCVLRTAISDIEVEYLDIKERTLLKVPGYKKLVEFGVLTSFAYPLEGGLGEIVVATTRVETMLGDTAIAVHPEDPRYKHLHGKFAIHPFNDRKLRIVCDAILVDPKFGTGAVKITPAHDPNDFEVGKRHNLEFINIFTDDGMINSNGGSAFIGMPRFEAREALTKALEEKGLYRGAKNNEMRLGICSRTNDIIEPLIKPQWYVNCKDMAKEALDAVMCEERKIEIIPCQYAAEWRRWLENIRDWCISRQLWWGHRIPAWYASLEDDQLTEVGAYSDHWVVARNEEEAHIRAKQLFAGKKFQLSQDPDVLDTWFSSGLFPLSVLGWPDETEDFRAFYPTAVLETGHDILFFWVARMVMLGSKLGGDVPFRKVYLHPMIRDAHGRKMSKSLGNVIDPLEVITGISLDGLHKRLEEGNLDLSELQVAKEGQRKDFPDGIPECGADALRFALVSYTAQSDKINLDIQRVVGYRQWCNKLWNAVRFAMSKLGDDYIPPSNFVYEGLPFSCQWILSVLNKAIAKTVKSLDSYEFSDAATAVFSWWQFQLCDIFIEVIKPYFYSNDPTLISARTSAQDTLWLCLDNGLRLLHPFMPFVTEELWQRLPSPRDSARKESIMICEYPTVIEHWTNEKVENEMNLVESVVKSYRSLRAELPANERNERRSAFAHCQTDEVAETIKVHESEISTLAALSSLQVLRQNDDPPAGCSVSIVNENLSVYLKLQGNINVEAELEKLKKKMEEIQKQCDNLNKMMGASGYQQNAPRHVREEDQARLEMLMQQLSLCEDATQRLGKATDASENGGNGN